One window of Chryseobacterium sp. JJR-5R genomic DNA carries:
- a CDS encoding serine hydrolase domain-containing protein encodes MNKNLILLLCFITSISCFSQNRQKFIDAAVRKQWSKFPGVGLVIGVYEGSKTRYYAYGSLQKNEKAKTDSTTLFEIGSATKTFTALLLAQEINKGSINAFDFIDGYLPKDVPFGCALNKRILLTDLASHQSGLPNLSNDRYFSDLMDKDPSNPFRFVDRKYLYDVLKSTDSLSSFRQYQYNNYAFALLGNILADQSKISYERMVEDQILKPLHMNSTSFSVTDSKNRAGLYSQQGEAQKPMILNQANPAGGLHSNAVDLLTYLKAFLQNKDFISLRKLTEKTYYEDSRKKIGLGWEIGNGFVEKDGDTFGNSSLIRYSPDHQVAIVVLSNHQNGSLVRDLMNEIYTEITR; translated from the coding sequence ATGAATAAAAATCTTATTCTTTTACTGTGTTTTATCACGTCCATTTCCTGTTTCAGCCAAAACCGTCAGAAATTTATCGATGCAGCCGTCCGGAAACAATGGAGCAAATTTCCCGGTGTCGGTCTGGTAATCGGTGTTTATGAAGGCTCCAAAACCCGTTATTACGCATACGGCAGCCTGCAGAAAAACGAAAAGGCAAAGACAGACAGCACCACCCTTTTTGAAATCGGTTCCGCTACAAAAACATTTACGGCCCTGTTATTGGCACAGGAAATAAATAAGGGCAGCATCAATGCGTTTGATTTTATCGACGGCTATCTGCCGAAAGACGTACCGTTTGGCTGTGCTCTGAACAAAAGAATTTTACTTACAGATCTGGCCTCGCACCAATCGGGACTGCCAAACCTCAGCAACGACCGGTACTTTTCAGATTTAATGGATAAGGATCCATCCAATCCGTTCAGGTTTGTCGACAGAAAATACCTGTATGATGTTCTAAAGTCAACCGATTCCCTTTCTTCTTTCAGGCAATACCAATACAACAATTATGCATTTGCCCTTTTGGGGAATATCCTTGCAGATCAATCAAAGATCAGTTATGAGCGTATGGTAGAAGACCAGATCCTGAAGCCTTTACACATGAACTCCACTTCATTCAGTGTGACGGACAGTAAAAACCGTGCAGGCTTGTACAGCCAGCAGGGCGAAGCCCAGAAACCCATGATCTTGAATCAGGCAAACCCGGCAGGCGGGCTCCATTCCAATGCGGTAGACCTGCTTACCTATCTGAAAGCCTTTTTACAGAATAAAGATTTTATATCTCTGAGGAAACTTACGGAGAAAACGTATTATGAAGACAGCCGTAAAAAAATCGGGCTCGGCTGGGAAATCGGGAACGGTTTTGTTGAAAAAGACGGCGATACTTTCGGCAATTCCAGCTTAATCAGGTATTCCCCGGACCATCAGGTCGCCATTGTGGTGCTTTCCAATCATCAGAACGGAAGCCTGGTAAGGGATCTGATGAATGAAATCTATACCGAGATTACCAGATAA
- a CDS encoding ATP-binding protein: MNLYNLIIQDKEEVSLDDVFLEPQNKRRFVQLIKEHTYSKELQEYGLPVNNKVLLRGSSGCGKTMTAKAVARALGRNIIILNLSNIVSSRIGETSQNIKMIFDKAARERSVLFLDELDQIGKARGSDDKDVGEMRRLVNTLLQLIDYYPENALLLCATNHAEIIDTALLRRFQLKIDYGMPSADFLDAFYDKVLAKFPEDLRNIERKYGISFAEAKDHAFTVIKGNLIKKLEAGSIEE; this comes from the coding sequence ATGAATTTATACAACCTTATTATCCAGGACAAAGAAGAAGTTTCTCTTGACGATGTATTCCTGGAGCCGCAGAATAAGCGACGTTTTGTACAACTTATCAAAGAACATACCTACAGTAAAGAACTGCAGGAATACGGCCTGCCGGTGAACAACAAGGTACTGCTCCGGGGAAGTTCCGGCTGTGGGAAAACCATGACGGCAAAAGCGGTTGCCCGTGCTTTGGGAAGGAACATCATCATCCTTAATTTAAGTAACATCGTTTCCTCAAGGATCGGTGAAACTTCCCAGAACATCAAAATGATTTTTGATAAGGCAGCCCGGGAGCGTTCGGTCCTGTTCCTTGATGAGCTGGACCAGATCGGGAAAGCGAGAGGCAGCGACGATAAGGATGTCGGAGAAATGAGAAGACTGGTTAATACCTTGTTGCAGCTGATTGATTATTATCCTGAAAATGCCCTGCTGCTGTGTGCCACGAACCATGCGGAAATTATAGATACGGCTTTGCTGAGGCGTTTCCAGCTGAAGATTGATTACGGGATGCCTTCCGCAGATTTCCTGGATGCTTTTTATGACAAGGTTTTAGCTAAATTTCCGGAAGACCTGAGAAATATTGAGCGGAAATACGGGATTTCATTTGCGGAAGCGAAAGACCACGCCTTTACGGTAATCAAAGGAAACCTGATTAAAAAGCTTGAAGCGGGATCAATTGAGGAATAA
- a CDS encoding MepB family protein, whose product MIKEIELIRHTIFDRLGLPITDLDKDAECEDYSGYNFRLGQLSIKFRKAKITPKKTGHFVTLWKRNPHTRETEPFASTHPFDFFIIAAEDKNRQGFFFFSKDTLVRHKILTTSLQTGKRGFRVYAAWDIPESRQAEKTRLWQKKSFISFSDPDCLEKCRAILDTKI is encoded by the coding sequence ATGATAAAAGAGATCGAACTGATCCGGCATACAATTTTTGACAGGCTGGGGCTTCCTATTACTGATTTAGATAAAGACGCAGAATGTGAGGATTATTCAGGATATAATTTTAGGCTTGGCCAACTCAGCATAAAATTCCGGAAAGCCAAAATTACTCCTAAGAAAACTGGGCATTTCGTGACATTATGGAAAAGGAACCCCCACACCAGAGAAACAGAACCGTTTGCATCAACTCATCCTTTTGATTTTTTCATCATCGCTGCTGAAGATAAAAACCGACAGGGCTTTTTCTTTTTCAGCAAGGATACCTTAGTCCGGCATAAAATTTTAACAACTTCATTACAAACAGGAAAGCGCGGCTTCAGAGTATATGCTGCCTGGGATATCCCTGAAAGCAGACAGGCAGAAAAAACAAGGCTCTGGCAGAAAAAATCCTTTATCAGTTTTTCCGATCCTGACTGCCTGGAAAAATGCAGAGCCATCTTGGACACAAAAATTTGA
- a CDS encoding DNA-formamidopyrimidine glycosylase family protein, giving the protein MPEGPTVFLMKEDLQKFTGKKVMEAGGDARFEKDIFEGKILKEVRTFGKQTYLVFEGMVVRIHLLMFGSYEINEQTKPDRQLRLSLIFKEGSLYFYTCNVKLVDPEFLSGIDWEADVMSDAWNPKKTAKKLKLHPEMMVCDALMDQDIFSGVGNIIKNEVLFRIGVQPESLLGNMPAKKIKELIEEARNYSFDFLKWKRDLTLKEHWLAHTKKVCPKCGGKMVKKQTGNGKRRSFYCENDQQLY; this is encoded by the coding sequence ATGCCAGAAGGTCCTACCGTATTTTTAATGAAAGAAGATCTCCAGAAGTTCACAGGAAAAAAAGTGATGGAGGCCGGCGGTGACGCCAGGTTCGAAAAAGATATTTTCGAAGGGAAAATTTTAAAGGAAGTACGGACTTTCGGAAAGCAGACGTATCTGGTTTTTGAAGGTATGGTCGTAAGAATCCATTTACTGATGTTCGGCTCCTACGAAATCAATGAACAGACAAAACCCGACCGACAGCTGCGGTTGTCACTTATTTTTAAAGAAGGCTCACTGTATTTCTATACATGTAATGTAAAACTGGTTGACCCTGAATTTTTATCCGGTATAGACTGGGAAGCCGATGTGATGAGTGATGCGTGGAACCCTAAGAAAACAGCGAAAAAATTAAAATTACATCCGGAAATGATGGTCTGTGACGCACTCATGGATCAGGATATTTTTTCAGGAGTCGGAAACATTATTAAAAATGAAGTACTTTTCAGAATCGGAGTCCAGCCGGAAAGCCTTTTGGGAAATATGCCCGCAAAAAAGATCAAAGAATTGATTGAAGAAGCCCGCAATTACAGCTTTGACTTCCTGAAATGGAAACGCGATCTTACACTGAAGGAGCACTGGCTTGCCCACACGAAAAAAGTATGCCCGAAATGTGGCGGAAAGATGGTTAAAAAGCAGACCGGAAACGGCAAAAGAAGAAGCTTCTACTGTGAAAACGATCAGCAGCTTTATTAA
- the dgt gene encoding dGTP triphosphohydrolase has protein sequence MNLNRIFTNQRTGNNPHTKASRTDFQRDFDRIIFSSAFRRLQNKTQVFPLPGSVFVHNRLTHSLEVSSVGRSLGSVMGEYIHDHFKDDLTEEAGSFYLHNLGHVIAAACLCHDVGNPAFGHSGEDAIASYFERNENDLKPKFNEKEWADLVNFEGNANAIRVLAQQQQGKDEGGIQLTFSTLASIAKYPCEAIAKKKGIIHRKKFGFFQNEKDIFLEIAGGTGLISESEEPYIFKRHPFVWLVEAADDICYNIIDMEDAHRLGIVSTADCKNLFFELVKSETDDVNRIDRKLASISNENEQISYLRAKVINALINKSLEMYKLHFNTILEGNLEHALLDLYKTENTTLQDIETFSIEKIYNHKAVVEIENAGYNVMYELLDHFIPSILKSSDQRKSYDIKALKLLPKQFLYEAGTDYQKVLGVIDFVSGMTDNYATDLYRKIKGIDIGMTV, from the coding sequence ATGAACTTAAACCGGATTTTCACCAACCAGCGTACAGGCAATAATCCACACACGAAGGCTTCAAGGACGGATTTCCAGAGAGACTTTGACCGAATTATTTTTTCATCGGCCTTCAGGAGGCTTCAGAACAAAACCCAGGTCTTTCCGCTTCCCGGGAGTGTCTTCGTGCACAACCGCCTGACGCATTCGCTGGAAGTTTCATCGGTAGGAAGAAGCCTGGGAAGTGTCATGGGAGAATATATCCACGATCATTTTAAGGATGACTTAACGGAAGAAGCCGGAAGTTTTTACCTGCATAACCTGGGACACGTTATTGCCGCGGCCTGCCTGTGCCATGATGTCGGCAATCCGGCTTTCGGGCATTCGGGGGAAGATGCCATCGCCAGTTATTTTGAAAGGAATGAAAATGACCTGAAGCCCAAATTCAATGAAAAGGAATGGGCAGACCTGGTGAATTTTGAAGGAAACGCCAACGCCATTAGGGTATTGGCCCAGCAGCAGCAGGGAAAAGACGAGGGCGGCATCCAGCTGACATTTTCCACACTGGCAAGCATTGCCAAATATCCGTGTGAGGCCATTGCCAAGAAAAAAGGGATCATCCACCGTAAAAAATTCGGATTTTTCCAGAACGAAAAAGATATTTTCCTTGAAATTGCCGGCGGGACAGGGTTGATTTCGGAAAGCGAAGAACCGTATATCTTCAAAAGGCATCCGTTTGTATGGCTGGTAGAAGCGGCAGACGATATCTGCTATAATATCATTGATATGGAAGATGCTCACCGGCTGGGGATTGTATCCACGGCGGACTGCAAGAATCTGTTTTTTGAGCTCGTGAAGTCGGAAACCGATGACGTGAACCGGATTGACCGGAAACTGGCCTCGATCTCCAATGAAAATGAACAGATTTCTTATTTAAGGGCCAAGGTCATTAACGCTCTGATTAATAAATCGCTTGAAATGTATAAACTTCATTTCAACACCATTCTTGAAGGCAACCTGGAACATGCCCTGCTGGATCTTTATAAAACCGAAAACACGACCTTACAGGACATCGAAACCTTCTCCATAGAAAAAATATATAACCACAAAGCGGTGGTAGAAATAGAAAATGCGGGCTATAATGTGATGTATGAGCTGCTGGATCATTTTATACCGTCTATTTTAAAATCTTCAGACCAGAGGAAATCCTATGATATAAAAGCCCTGAAGCTTCTGCCGAAACAGTTTTTGTATGAAGCGGGCACCGACTATCAGAAAGTTCTTGGGGTTATTGATTTTGTTTCCGGCATGACGGACAACTATGCCACGGACCTGTACCGTAAAATCAAGGGTATCGACATCGGGATGACCGTATAG
- a CDS encoding SPFH domain-containing protein, which translates to MIYLGIIAFFALITLFASFFTVKQESAAIVERLGKFLKVSHAGLHLKIPFLDQISKRLNLRIQQLDVIIDTKTLDNVFIKMKVSVQYQVIRENVRDAYYRLENPENQITSYVFDVVRAEVPKTKLDDVFVRKDDIAIAVKSELQEAMQSYGYDIIKALVTDIDPDEQVKHAMNRINAAEREKTAAEYESEAQRIRIVAVAKAEAESKKLQGQGIADQRREIAKGLEESVKMLNAANINAQEASALIVVTQHYDTLNSIGANNRSNLVLLPNSPTAASSMLNDLVVSMAATQKMDEYSKMTEPPKKQGY; encoded by the coding sequence ATGATTTATTTAGGTATTATCGCTTTTTTCGCGCTCATCACATTATTTGCGTCTTTCTTTACCGTGAAGCAGGAATCTGCCGCTATTGTGGAAAGGTTGGGTAAATTCCTTAAGGTAAGCCACGCCGGCCTGCACCTGAAGATCCCGTTTCTGGACCAGATTTCCAAACGCCTGAATCTCAGGATCCAGCAACTGGATGTTATTATCGATACCAAAACCCTGGATAATGTTTTCATTAAAATGAAAGTTTCCGTACAGTACCAGGTGATCAGGGAAAATGTGAGAGATGCCTATTACCGCCTGGAAAATCCTGAAAACCAGATCACATCCTATGTCTTCGATGTGGTCCGTGCCGAAGTCCCGAAAACCAAGTTGGATGATGTCTTTGTAAGGAAAGACGATATTGCCATCGCTGTCAAAAGTGAACTGCAGGAAGCCATGCAGAGTTACGGGTACGATATCATCAAAGCACTGGTAACCGACATTGATCCGGATGAGCAGGTGAAGCATGCCATGAACAGGATCAATGCGGCAGAACGTGAAAAAACCGCGGCGGAATATGAATCTGAAGCCCAAAGAATAAGGATTGTGGCGGTAGCCAAGGCTGAAGCGGAATCCAAAAAACTCCAGGGGCAGGGGATTGCCGACCAGAGAAGGGAGATTGCCAAAGGCCTTGAAGAATCCGTAAAAATGCTGAATGCAGCCAACATCAATGCCCAGGAAGCTTCCGCATTAATTGTGGTGACACAGCATTATGATACCCTCAATTCCATCGGAGCCAACAACAGGAGCAACCTGGTGCTGCTTCCCAATTCGCCTACGGCAGCCAGCTCCATGTTAAACGACCTGGTGGTTTCCATGGCGGCTACACAGAAAATGGATGAATACAGTAAAATGACCGAACCTCCTAAAAAACAGGGATATTAA
- a CDS encoding DUF962 domain-containing protein, with protein sequence MSERINTFKEFYRFYLTEHSKTGTRVFHFIGTLMVFFVIGYVIGSGKERFLWYVPIFGYGFAWLSHAVIEKNKPATFRYPMWSLISDFKLFFELLIGKQKFAGNSVSKSTELKDH encoded by the coding sequence ATGTCTGAAAGAATCAACACCTTCAAAGAATTTTACCGCTTCTACCTTACCGAACACAGCAAAACAGGCACGCGTGTCTTTCATTTTATCGGCACGCTGATGGTCTTTTTTGTCATCGGATACGTGATCGGCTCAGGAAAGGAACGTTTTTTATGGTACGTCCCGATTTTCGGCTACGGGTTTGCATGGCTGAGCCATGCTGTTATTGAAAAGAATAAGCCCGCAACTTTCAGATACCCTATGTGGTCTTTGATATCTGATTTTAAGCTGTTTTTCGAGCTGCTGATCGGAAAACAGAAATTTGCAGGGAACTCCGTTTCAAAAAGCACGGAACTTAAAGATCATTGA
- a CDS encoding APC family permease, protein MSQLFRRKIYSDSDTSTGLLRVLGVWDIVFFGIAAIIGAGSFSSLGEAVFRGGPGVILLYLICGFACGFTALCYAEFASRIPTAGSAYTYAYASFGELIAWIIGWALIMEYSFGNIYVAFSWSDYFTSFLERMGMHIPDYLTCSYTEAKKAFLSSSENKELINAWTHAPLIGSLKFIVDVPALVINGLITWLCYVGVKESKNFNNALVILKLAVIVLVILVGFSYISTDNWTPVNPETHVASFMPNGFAGVMSAVSGVFFAYIGFDALSVLSEETKDPQKTLPKGMIISLVLCTVIYIALTLVLTGMVDYRKFDGVGDPLSFIFEKSNANVAWMELTVSFVAIVAITTVLLVFQMGQPRIWYAMSRDGLMPKKFQTVHPKYKTPSFATVVTGIVVGIPILFTDKSFILDFTSIGTIFAFVLVCAGVLMLPAKEKIKGRFHLPYINGKFIFPVIFIGALLVFYFWQPGFFSTLMDWKDPAEGEFRASIFFFILVNLVLCVLTFIKNFSLIPLIGLSSCLYLLTGMSHDNWFWFGLWFAFGLIIYFCYGYRNSKLRNA, encoded by the coding sequence ATGAGTCAGCTTTTTAGAAGGAAAATCTATTCAGATTCAGATACATCCACAGGCCTGTTAAGGGTTTTGGGTGTTTGGGACATCGTATTTTTTGGCATCGCGGCCATTATCGGGGCAGGAAGTTTCAGCAGTTTGGGAGAAGCCGTGTTCAGGGGAGGCCCGGGCGTCATCTTGCTGTATCTGATCTGTGGCTTTGCCTGCGGGTTTACGGCACTCTGTTATGCTGAATTTGCCAGCCGGATCCCTACCGCCGGCTCTGCGTATACATATGCGTATGCGAGCTTCGGGGAACTGATTGCCTGGATCATCGGCTGGGCACTGATTATGGAATATTCCTTCGGCAATATTTATGTTGCTTTTTCATGGTCAGATTATTTCACAAGCTTCCTGGAACGGATGGGTATGCATATCCCGGATTACCTGACCTGCAGCTATACCGAAGCTAAAAAAGCTTTTTTAAGCAGCTCTGAAAATAAAGAACTGATTAATGCATGGACCCATGCGCCTTTAATCGGAAGCCTGAAATTTATTGTTGATGTCCCGGCTTTGGTGATCAACGGGTTAATTACTTGGCTATGTTATGTAGGCGTAAAAGAAAGCAAGAATTTCAACAATGCACTGGTTATTTTAAAGCTGGCCGTTATCGTACTGGTTATTTTAGTCGGATTTTCATACATCAGCACAGACAACTGGACGCCGGTTAACCCGGAAACCCATGTGGCTTCTTTTATGCCGAACGGTTTTGCCGGGGTAATGAGCGCGGTTTCAGGTGTATTCTTTGCGTACATCGGCTTTGATGCGTTAAGCGTACTGTCTGAGGAAACCAAAGACCCGCAGAAAACCCTGCCGAAAGGAATGATTATTTCACTGGTGCTGTGTACCGTTATTTATATCGCACTGACATTGGTACTGACCGGAATGGTGGATTACAGAAAGTTTGACGGCGTGGGAGACCCGCTTTCCTTCATCTTTGAAAAATCCAATGCCAATGTAGCCTGGATGGAGCTTACGGTTTCTTTCGTTGCCATTGTTGCCATTACCACCGTACTGCTTGTTTTCCAGATGGGGCAGCCGAGAATCTGGTACGCAATGAGCCGGGACGGACTGATGCCGAAGAAATTCCAGACGGTGCATCCTAAATACAAGACCCCTTCATTTGCTACCGTTGTCACAGGGATTGTGGTGGGTATTCCGATCTTGTTTACCGATAAATCCTTTATTCTGGACTTTACCAGTATCGGAACTATTTTTGCCTTCGTACTGGTCTGTGCCGGGGTTCTTATGCTGCCTGCCAAAGAAAAAATCAAAGGCAGGTTCCATCTTCCGTATATCAACGGTAAATTCATCTTCCCGGTTATTTTTATCGGGGCACTGCTGGTATTCTACTTCTGGCAGCCTGGATTTTTCAGTACTTTAATGGACTGGAAAGACCCGGCAGAAGGTGAATTCAGGGCTTCTATATTTTTCTTTATCCTGGTTAATTTAGTGCTTTGCGTCCTTACTTTTATCAAAAATTTCTCACTGATCCCTTTAATCGGATTAAGTTCTTGCCTTTACCTGCTTACCGGGATGAGCCATGACAACTGGTTCTGGTTCGGACTATGGTTTGCTTTCGGCCTGATTATTTATTTCTGCTACGGCTACCGGAACAGCAAGCTGAGAAACGCTTAG
- a CDS encoding tetratricopeptide repeat protein, which yields MNSKKILLATAVLYFGIADAQQSQYFTHKENYRFNLAENLYQTKIYNASQYEYARQYFYNENLSRSRQEAAQFFDNVIGVILQKNHAEEGLTAFIRQYPNSAYFAQANLPLADYYLAKKDFPKALETLKKINQYQLSKEENTQYILKLGYAKFMMGDSKGATDALEEAYTSADESQKGDIAYMLGHLYYSDRQNEKAFQYFDRVKDRPEYAKLIRPYYVQMYYNDKDYDKAISEGTALLNEDISEAYKAEVHKIIGESEFMKGNYDAAYPHLKDYLSVQQNPSENDLYEMGFVAAQLKKYDEAVSYYNQLLNSNSALAQNAYYQLGNAYLAVGKKQEALSAFRSSYQMNYDPKVKKLAHEQYAKLSYDIGNPFESASTVIQNYISENPNSANGAEMRSLLVKSYLYSGNYRETLNAIDRLQNSSPDIDKIDQEVSYLLGTEEFNKGNYDEAEQYFLRSLGFNINKEFNNRALYWLGQVYYQKGNYPSAIARYEKLLSQSFPEKQQLPYDLGYAYFKSKKFDQAETYFRQYLSNPKPEFKNDAELRLADINYANNNLNEAIAIYDRNEDATDYTLYQKAMALGFKGDTQAKITNLKTLLSKYPDSDYYDDAQYEIGTAYAAQDDFSNANDFFNKVIKTSSDKDLVANASIYRAQNYIDQNQSDKALSELRSLGQQYKNTAYAEKIVQAAKPIFTKNGDVAGYESFARSIGVNIDASEIDEINLSTAKQLFTKKDYKNAISYYEKYLTQNPTGEGLYQAKYELGESYYQTKNTTKALLVLQEVAGVANDYQDDAQTRLAQIYIAQGDSAQARTYLESLRNSSDVNIKNYANVELMKLYAEEKNFSQAEKLADAVIANNKNSVAVIETAKVIKARSLMNSGKDKDAQAAYTVLEKSSNTSVAAEALYAKAYYQNKGKAFKSSNETIFKLANNYASEEYWGARALVLMAKNYVGLKDNYQASYTCDQIIENYKDFPEIVAEAKEVKKSIKK from the coding sequence ATGAACTCGAAAAAAATACTCCTGGCGACTGCTGTTCTGTATTTCGGTATTGCCGATGCCCAACAGTCTCAATACTTTACGCATAAAGAAAACTACAGGTTCAACCTGGCCGAAAACCTTTATCAGACCAAAATCTACAATGCTTCACAGTACGAATATGCAAGACAATATTTCTATAATGAAAACCTGTCCAGATCCAGGCAGGAAGCAGCGCAGTTTTTTGATAATGTCATCGGCGTGATCCTTCAGAAAAACCATGCGGAAGAAGGGCTGACGGCTTTTATCAGGCAGTATCCCAATTCTGCCTACTTCGCCCAGGCCAACCTGCCGCTGGCAGATTACTACCTGGCGAAAAAAGATTTCCCGAAAGCACTGGAAACCCTGAAAAAGATCAACCAGTACCAGCTTTCCAAAGAAGAGAATACACAGTATATCCTGAAGCTGGGGTATGCCAAATTCATGATGGGAGATTCCAAAGGGGCTACGGATGCCTTAGAGGAAGCCTATACATCCGCTGATGAATCCCAGAAAGGAGACATTGCCTACATGCTCGGGCACCTGTACTATTCAGACCGGCAGAATGAAAAGGCGTTCCAGTATTTCGACAGGGTAAAAGACCGTCCGGAATATGCCAAGCTCATACGTCCTTATTATGTGCAGATGTATTATAATGACAAAGATTACGATAAGGCGATTTCTGAAGGGACGGCATTGCTCAATGAAGATATTTCAGAAGCTTACAAAGCGGAAGTCCATAAAATTATCGGGGAAAGCGAATTTATGAAAGGGAATTATGATGCGGCTTATCCGCATCTGAAAGACTACCTGAGCGTCCAGCAGAACCCGTCTGAAAATGACCTGTATGAAATGGGGTTTGTTGCCGCCCAGCTTAAAAAATACGATGAGGCGGTTTCTTATTACAACCAGTTGCTGAACAGCAATTCCGCACTGGCACAGAATGCCTATTACCAGCTTGGGAATGCCTATCTGGCGGTTGGCAAAAAGCAGGAGGCCCTTTCGGCGTTCCGTTCTTCTTACCAGATGAATTATGACCCGAAAGTTAAAAAGCTGGCCCACGAGCAGTATGCAAAATTGAGTTACGATATCGGGAACCCGTTTGAAAGTGCTTCAACGGTAATCCAGAATTACATCAGCGAAAACCCGAACAGCGCAAACGGTGCGGAGATGAGGTCGCTGCTGGTGAAGTCTTACCTGTATTCAGGGAACTACAGGGAAACCCTGAATGCTATCGACAGGCTTCAGAATTCTTCCCCTGATATAGACAAGATCGACCAGGAAGTTTCTTACCTGCTGGGTACCGAAGAGTTCAACAAAGGAAATTATGATGAAGCCGAGCAGTATTTCTTAAGAAGCTTAGGATTCAACATCAATAAAGAATTTAACAACCGCGCACTATACTGGCTGGGGCAGGTGTATTACCAGAAAGGTAATTACCCGTCAGCCATTGCCCGGTATGAAAAGCTGCTTAGCCAAAGCTTCCCTGAAAAGCAGCAGCTGCCTTACGACCTGGGATATGCTTATTTCAAATCCAAAAAATTCGACCAGGCGGAAACGTATTTCAGGCAATATTTAAGCAATCCGAAACCGGAATTTAAAAATGATGCGGAGCTTCGCCTGGCGGATATCAATTATGCCAACAACAACCTGAATGAAGCCATTGCCATCTATGACCGGAATGAAGATGCGACGGATTATACACTGTACCAGAAAGCCATGGCTCTAGGGTTCAAAGGGGATACACAGGCAAAGATCACTAACCTTAAAACGCTTTTATCGAAATATCCGGATTCCGATTATTACGACGATGCCCAGTATGAAATCGGGACGGCCTATGCGGCCCAGGATGATTTTTCAAACGCCAATGATTTCTTTAATAAAGTCATTAAAACATCATCAGATAAAGATCTGGTAGCCAATGCTTCCATTTACAGGGCACAGAATTACATCGACCAGAATCAGAGCGATAAAGCGCTTTCTGAATTAAGGTCTCTCGGCCAGCAGTATAAAAATACCGCGTATGCGGAGAAAATCGTCCAGGCTGCAAAACCCATCTTCACAAAGAACGGTGACGTGGCAGGGTATGAAAGCTTTGCAAGAAGCATCGGAGTTAATATAGATGCCTCTGAAATTGATGAGATCAACCTATCCACCGCGAAGCAGCTGTTCACGAAAAAGGATTATAAGAATGCCATTTCCTATTACGAAAAATACCTGACGCAGAACCCGACAGGAGAGGGACTGTACCAGGCCAAGTATGAACTGGGGGAAAGTTATTACCAGACCAAAAATACCACCAAGGCCCTTTTGGTTTTACAGGAAGTAGCCGGTGTTGCCAATGATTACCAGGATGATGCACAGACGCGTCTGGCACAGATTTACATTGCGCAGGGAGACAGCGCGCAGGCCAGGACCTATCTGGAAAGCCTCAGAAATTCTTCGGACGTAAACATAAAAAATTACGCCAATGTAGAACTGATGAAGCTGTATGCCGAGGAAAAGAACTTTTCACAGGCGGAAAAATTGGCGGATGCGGTAATTGCAAATAACAAAAACTCCGTAGCAGTTATTGAAACTGCAAAAGTGATCAAAGCGAGAAGCCTGATGAATTCCGGTAAAGACAAGGATGCACAGGCTGCTTATACGGTGCTGGAGAAATCTTCCAATACATCGGTAGCCGCAGAAGCTTTGTATGCAAAAGCTTATTACCAGAATAAGGGAAAAGCCTTTAAATCTTCCAACGAAACCATCTTTAAGCTGGCCAATAATTATGCTTCCGAAGAATACTGGGGAGCACGCGCTCTGGTACTGATGGCGAAGAATTACGTAGGCCTGAAAGACAATTACCAGGCAAGCTATACCTGTGATCAGATCATTGAAAACTACAAAGACTTCCCGGAGATTGTAGCGGAGGCAAAAGAGGTTAAAAAATCGATTAAAAAGTAA